Proteins co-encoded in one Chroicocephalus ridibundus chromosome 6, bChrRid1.1, whole genome shotgun sequence genomic window:
- the SST gene encoding somatostatin: MLSCRLQCALALLSIALALGTVSAAPSDPRLRQFLQKSLAAAAGKQELAKYFLAELLSEPSQTENEALESEDLSRGAEQDEVRLELERSANSNPALAPRERKAGCKNFFWKTFTSC, encoded by the exons ATGCTGTCGTGCCGCCTCCAGTGCGCCCTGGCCCTGCTCTCCATCGCCCTGGCCCTCGGCACCGTCTCGGCCGCCCCCTCGGACCCGCGGCTCCGGCAGTTCCTGCAGAAGTCGCTGGCTGCCGCCGCCGGGAAGCAG GAACTGGCCAAATACTTTTTGGCAGAACTGCTCTCAGAGCCAAGccagacagaaaatgaagccCTGGAGTCTGAGGACTTGTCCCGAGGGGCTGAGCAGGACGAAGTGAGACTGGAGCTGGAGCGCTCGGCTAACTCAAACCCCGCTCTGGCACCCCGAGAACGCAAAGCGGGCTGCAAGAACTTCTTCTGGAAAACTTTCACATCCTGTTAG